A single genomic interval of Pan paniscus chromosome 18, NHGRI_mPanPan1-v2.0_pri, whole genome shotgun sequence harbors:
- the LOC129394265 gene encoding ectonucleotide pyrophosphatase/phosphodiesterase family member 7-like: MRSAQVTLGLCPLQQEPAPCTLCACPSGRPSMRGPTVLLTVALPTLLAPGAGAPVQSQGSQNKLLLVSFDSFRWNYKQDVDTPNLDAMARDGVKARYMTPAFVTMTSPCHFILVTGEYCPGMGPGGGRA, translated from the coding sequence ATGAGATCAGCCCAGGTGACCCTGGGACTTTGCCCTCTTCAGCAGGAGCCAGCCCCGTGCACCCTGTGTGCCTGTCCATCTGGAAGGCCCAGCATGAGAGGCCCGACCGTCCTCCTCACTGTGGCTCTGCCCACGCTCCTAGCTCCCGGGGCCGGGGCACCGGTACAAAGTCAGGGCTCCCAGAACAAGCTGCTCCTGGTGTCCTTCGACAGCTTCCGCTGGAACTACAAGCAGGACGTGGACACCCCCAACCTGGACGCCATGGCCCGAGACGGGGTGAAGGCACGCTACATGACCCCCGCCTTTGTCACCATGACCAGCCCCTGCCACTTCATCCTGGTCACCGGTGAGTACTGCCCCGGGAtggggcctgggggtgggagggccTGA